The following proteins are co-located in the Bacillota bacterium genome:
- a CDS encoding HAD family hydrolase produces MLTAVTFDLWSTLWDDDGEITRHQIRTSRIEDTLRARGHEPPEGAIRSALEACGQRGKAVRAQGHRDFPPEEQVPFILGILGIEADPGLVDVVMEPYINTLLVEAPAVLPGAREALRAVSQVYRVGLISNTGVSPGSSIRKVLESQGLKGFFSGLTFSNEVGWVKPHPVIFKDALEQLGASPQEAVHVGDDPFADVAGAQRFGMKAIRYGSFDPEAEVSILDYGNIMEVLDTLS; encoded by the coding sequence GTGCTGACGGCAGTGACTTTTGACCTGTGGAGCACCCTGTGGGATGATGACGGTGAGATCACCCGTCACCAGATACGAACCAGCCGGATTGAGGATACACTCAGGGCTCGGGGACACGAGCCCCCGGAGGGTGCCATCCGGAGTGCCCTTGAGGCCTGCGGGCAGCGGGGCAAGGCGGTGAGGGCTCAAGGCCACAGGGACTTCCCCCCAGAGGAGCAGGTCCCCTTCATCTTGGGGATCCTGGGAATAGAGGCTGATCCTGGTCTAGTGGACGTCGTGATGGAACCCTATATTAACACCTTGCTGGTAGAAGCCCCGGCTGTCCTTCCTGGGGCCCGGGAGGCTCTCAGGGCGGTCTCCCAAGTATACAGGGTGGGTCTCATCTCCAACACCGGAGTGAGCCCAGGCAGCTCCATCAGGAAGGTACTGGAGAGCCAGGGCCTTAAGGGCTTCTTCTCAGGCCTTACCTTCTCGAATGAGGTGGGCTGGGTGAAGCCTCACCCGGTCATCTTCAAGGATGCCCTGGAACAGCTGGGGGCTAGCCCCCAAGAAGCAGTCCATGTGGGTGACGACCCCTTTGCCGATGTGGCGGGTGCCCAGCGATTTGGCATGAAGGCGATACGCTATGGTTCCTTTGACCCGGAGGCGGAGGTTTCCATCCTAGACTATGGAAACATCATGGAGGTGCTGGACACTCTCTCCTAA
- a CDS encoding LD-carboxypeptidase: MIRPPVLERGDTLGVVSPAGPVRRERLEAGLASLRALGFHLVLARHVFDRDGYLAGRDEDRAGDMMEMFLSPGVKGIIAARGGYGCARMVDLLDYRAISQSPKAFVGSSDITFLHLALQQKAGLITFHGPMVEVDPETGFPSYSLEGLFTALTVTRPLGFLGMPPGTRTRALSPGTAEGPLAGGNLSLLVSSLGTPYELDTLGKIL; this comes from the coding sequence ATGATCAGGCCCCCGGTGTTAGAGAGGGGTGACACCCTTGGTGTAGTGTCTCCCGCAGGCCCAGTGAGGCGCGAGCGGCTTGAGGCCGGACTGGCGAGCCTGAGGGCCCTCGGCTTCCACCTGGTCCTAGCCAGGCACGTCTTTGACAGGGATGGCTACCTGGCGGGCCGGGACGAGGACCGCGCCGGGGACATGATGGAGATGTTCCTCTCCCCTGGTGTCAAGGGCATAATTGCTGCCAGGGGTGGCTATGGGTGTGCTCGCATGGTGGACCTCCTGGACTACAGGGCCATTTCGCAAAGCCCCAAGGCCTTCGTGGGTTCCAGTGACATCACCTTCCTCCACCTTGCCCTCCAGCAGAAGGCAGGCCTCATAACCTTTCACGGCCCCATGGTCGAGGTGGACCCCGAGACCGGTTTCCCCTCCTATAGCCTTGAAGGGCTGTTCACAGCTCTTACCGTAACCCGGCCCCTGGGCTTCCTAGGCATGCCTCCGGGGACACGGACTCGAGCCCTCTCGCCTGGAACCGCAGAGGGGCCACTGGCAGGCGGGAACCTGTCGCTTTTAGTATCCAGCTTGGGTACTCCCTATGAACTGGACACCCTGGGGAAGATACTC